Genomic segment of Oceanimonas sp. GK1:
TTGCGGGTGACCAGGCCAATCAGGAATACTTCGGTGTTTTCGGTGACCACCTTGAGCTTGGTGCCGTCGATGTTCTTTTCCGCCAGCAGGGTGCTCTTGACCTTGGAGGTCAGCCAGGTGTCCCTGCTCTGCTGGGCCAGGGTCAGGGGCGGGCCGATGCGCACCTCGTTGAACACTTCCCTGACCCCGGGCACCTCACGCACTATGGCCTCGGCCCGGGCACGGTAGGCCTCGGTGGGAGTCTGGCCGATCAGCAGGGCCTTGCCGTTGGTGATGATCACCGCAAAGCGGCTCTCATTCCACATCGGCTTTTCTTCCCCGAGCCGGTGCAAGGCGCGCATTTCCATGGTCTGATCGCCGATCTGGGTGCCGAAGGTGCGCCTGTCGGTGATCATGTTGGCGCTGGTGGCGCCGCCGGCGGCCACCAGGCCGGCACAGCCCTGCAGCAGGGCAAGGGAAGTCAGCAGCGTGATCACTGTCTTGTTCATGCAGTCAGTCCTCCTGGCTGGGAAACAGGGTACGGTCGATGAGATCGCACAGGCAGTGCAGGGTGAGCAGGTTTACCTCGTGAATGCGCGGTGCCCGCAAGGCTGGCACTCGAATTTCCACGTCGTTGGGGCCGAGCAGGCCGGCCAGCTCGCCGCCGTCGCCGCCGCTCAGCGCCACTATGGTCATGTCCCGGCTGAGCGCCGCCTCGGCGGCCTTGATCAGGTTGCGGC
This window contains:
- the dolP gene encoding division/outer membrane stress-associated lipid-binding lipoprotein — translated: MNKTVITLLTSLALLQGCAGLVAAGGATSANMITDRRTFGTQIGDQTMEMRALHRLGEEKPMWNESRFAVIITNGKALLIGQTPTEAYRARAEAIVREVPGVREVFNEVRIGPPLTLAQQSRDTWLTSKVKSTLLAEKNIDGTKLKVVTENTEVFLIGLVTRKEADIAVQLSRNVAGVSRVVTAFEYVQDAP